The Capsicum annuum cultivar UCD-10X-F1 chromosome 3, UCD10Xv1.1, whole genome shotgun sequence genomic sequence GCTTTACTAGGTATTCTGGTCTTTCCTTTGGAGCATGAAAGAATTGACACTTTCCTTAGTTCCATGGTTCAAGATATTTTTTGTAGGGTTGAAAATACTGAAGTTATACTGGTTCCAATAATTATAGCAGAAATGATGAGAGAACTGTCCAAATATGCCAGAGGAAGAAGATTCTTTGAAGGTTGCAATTTATTTGGGCTATAGAACATTTCTACAGACGTAACGCCGTGGTCGACATACTCGTTAGAAGACCCAACAAGATCAACTCTCATCTATAAAGGATGGCAAAATTTGTAGCTCCTATgggtacaaacttggtatgcataCATGAGGGTGCTCACGGGCAATCAAATCCAATGGAGGTACCCATGGTTATCACCTCGTATTGTCGTCATCAAGGGTCGTATGACATACTATATTGAGCTTATTGGCTTGAAAGGTCTTCAACCATATGCTCCCTCATGAGTGCTTAGAAAATTTGAACATCATTAAATCATTCCACTTTATTTTGATATGAGAAGATTTGAGGTTGATTTGAGGCCACTCTTTGAGATTCCTAGAGCAATGGAGTTGCTTCGAAAGTGGGAAAATCTGATGAAAATAGAAGTGCTTAACGAGCAAGCTTACTGTACTCCAGAGTATTATGTGTGGTTATCAACATATATGGAGGATGAAGGCTTTATCCATCAAGGACAAGCCATTGGGTATGAAGATCTTGAAGAAACAGAATGGGCACATGGTATCCTAATCGACCACTTTGTCATCCCACCTGAAATGTGGGAATAAGTCATTCCCGAATCTTTGGCATACTTTGGAGCATGAGGACTTAGTTTAGTGCCTAGAATTTCCCTTATCGTGTACTTTCTTTATGTTTTGGCTaggatttttgttttattatcatgtactctctttttatttttgaaatcaatGTAATGGTCTAATGATGATATTTAAATAAAGTGGCCTGTTTCTCATTTTCTAACTCCAAACTCAAGCAATGTCATTAATTAAAGCTTGGATCAATTTTCATAATCTCAATTATTTGATGCATAGGCCCACCTATTGTCACAAAAGAGGTCCCATGCATAATAAGACATgccttgattattgaagttttcttttatttatgtgCTTTGTTTGCAACATGAAATATACTTTCTTTTCCAATATTGTTTGCTTAATTGTGAGTTATTTATGCAAAATTATTCTCTCATACtgatatatttctcttttttgaaggtttttcttccTTTTAATTTATTCCCCCCAACGGTTGATTTATGTGGACTACGAACTGGCTGATCACCCATACTTTACAAGATCAAAAGCATGAGTAAACACCAATATGACTGATTCAGGTACACCTGACGACTTAGGACTTGTCACCATCCCAAAAGGTGAACCCGAGACTTCGggggtgatagatgcaacccttcaTGATGAACATATAGCTCATATAATACAATAAATGCCGATATGCAAAGTGAAATCGATCGACTTCAAAACCTCACCAAGTTGTCCATTAGCGTGAATACTCCACTTTTTGAACATGTAACAAATACCACTATtccatttttttcctcttatttattCTCCAGCCTTCTAACACTTCCCACCAAATTTTTCAGTCCACCAAAACAACCCTATTCCCACCAAATATCCCTTTAACCCATAAGATAACAATCCACAATAATTTGACTCACAATAAACAAACCCATTTCCCTTCACTACTCCATATTTTCCTCAAGCTCCTCTTAACCAAACTCCTTTTACCCAAGATACACATATCCAAAATATCCCATTTGTCCAAACTACCCCAGTCATCCAAAACCACCAAGTGGACCCACATATATCGGTGGCACATACTGCAATTCCTAACACGTAATATGTTCCACAAGTATATGTAGTGGGAGCTCAACCTTTCACTTTCCCAATACCGACCGCACAAGATGTTGATCTATATGAAGAGATGGAAAAGGAAGTAAggtaaaaaatagatgaaaatataACAAAGAAGATTCACAGTTTAAAGGAAGCATTCAGAAGTATCTAACAATAGAAAGGATATGAAGGACTTAAGTATGAAGATTTATGTGTTCATCCAAATGCTGAGTTACCGGTAGGGTATAAGGTGCCGAAATTTGATATGTTTGATGGAAGAGGGAATCCTTGAGCTTATTTAAGGTTGTATTGTGACAAGATAGTGGGAGTAGGGAAGAATGAGGCCATTATAATGAAGTTTTTCATAAGGAGTTTGACGGGAGAAGCTCTAGATTGGCACACGAGCGAAAACCACAGAAATGGCATAGTTGGAATGCCTTGGCGCAAGAATTTATGGATAGGTTTAGGTTTAACACTGAAGTCATCCCGAATCGGTTCCATTTGATGAAGATGGATAAGAAATTGACAGAGTTCTTCAAATAATATGCCATGAAGTGGAGAGCAGACGCCACAAAAAGTTCAACCTTCTATGGCGGGAAAGTGAGATGACTTCTTCTTTTGTGCAGTCTAAAAAAATGCAACATGTTATGACAAGTTGATAAGTGTGGTAGCATAAAAGTTCTCTGAGGTTTTTAGGATAGGAGAATTTGTTGAAGAAGGTATTAAAATGGAGAGAATCACTATTCTGGCAGCTTTACAAGCGATAAGTAAGGCAATGTAGTCTGATCCAACTAGGGGAgcgaataaaaagaaaaaggatggagTTTCCATTGTCATGACCATTCAGGAAAAAAGACCAAACCAAATTTTAATATACCAAAATCCACCACCCCAGACTTCCTACTATAACTAATATTCCCAAACTCCTCACCCATATTACCAACCTTTACCTTCCCCATATCCAGTTTATGCCACCCAGCCAGCATATTTCCCACTACGAGCGCCAGCCTATTAAAACCCACTATAATATCAACCTACCTATCCTCATCAAAACTACTACCAACCATCATATCATCCTTAAAATTCACCCAGACTTCGTTCGAACTATGAAAAAAGGCCAGCCAAAACCTACACACCTCTAGTTGAACCCTTATCCCAAATATATGGAAAATTGAGATATGCAGGAGTACTCCAGCCGATCTAAGGTCGAATTCCCAATCCCTTGCCTGGATGGTATGATGGGATAAACCATTGTGCTTATCACTCCGAGGTTGTTGGGTATGACACTGATAATTGCCTTACTCTCAAGGATAAGATTGAGGCACTAATCAAAGAAGGAGTTATTCAGCTCAAAGGGGCTCCCCCCAATGTCACTAATAATACCTTGCCAAATCATTGGGGTTCCCATGTAAACGTCATCACCGTTGATGAGGAATCTAATTTGGAAGGAACCATCGTATCATCCAGTGATAAGGAAAAGGTTAAAACGTCAGCTTTTATTGTGCCTATAATTATAGTCCAGATGCGAGCACCAATTAAAGTAGAAGTTCTTGTTACCAAGCCTATGATCACAACTTTAGTTGCTCAGACACCTTGGAATTACTCGACTGATGCaagggataaaataaaaaaaaattagttgtgaAAGTCGCTGCTGCAGGAATGACGAGAGCTGGGCGTTGTTTTGCCCCTGAAAGATTTGTACAAAGAGTGCCTAATAAGGAGAATAGTCAAAAGAAAGTCGTGATAGATGTTAAGGTAGAGGATTTCTGGAGGAAAATACCGACTAAGGAGTATTCTATTGTAGAACAGCTAAAGAAAACTCCTGCCCAAATACCCTTATTGTCATTATTGATGAATTCTGCAACTTATAGAAGTGCTCTGGTGAAGGTGCTGAATGAAGCTTATGTGCCAACTGAGATGACCAGTGAGATTCTTTTAGCTCTGGTGGGACAAGTTCTAGAATCTAATATAGTCTCTTTTCACAAAGATGAGTTGCCACCTGAGGGCCTGGGGAACAATAGAGCATTGAACATTACTGTCAGGTGTAGGGACAAGTTAATTTCAAAAGTTCTTATTGACAACGGCTCAGCTGTTAACATTTGCCCTTACACTACTCTTCGGGCTTTGGGAATTGACATTGGGAAGGTTCGTAAAAGTAATGTGAGGGTTAAAGGatttgatgaaactcaaagaggGGTCATTAGAGAAATTTATTTAGCACTACAAATTGAACCAGTGGAATTTACAGTGGAATTTCAAGTGTTAGATATATCTTCTAGTTACAATTTGTTACTTGGAAAATCGTGGATACACAGTTCACACAATTTATTAGCATGAGATTTTCATAGAGAGAAGAATAGTTCTATCTGCCAGGAGGACTCAGTCCCTATTATTGAATATGTGGACACCTGGATGGATCCATTTTTCATGTTATGGAGTCCATGTGTACTGATCAGGTAGAAAAGTTAAAGTTGTCATGGGCACTTATAATGGTGGACTTGGAAGTATTGAAGAATGGTTTTGTGCCTGGTCAAGGTCTTGGTGTGAAATTGGATGGAATACTAGAGCCCATTCAATTGTACGGACAGAAGATCACGTTTAGACTCGGATATGAGCCCACTCCTAAAGAAGTCTCATCGGCTAATCTCAAAAAGAAGGGTGACATTCTCCTGCCAAAGCCCATCCTACTCCTGAATCAGTCGTTTTCCAAAGCATTTGTTGCCCAAATATCAGAAGAATACGCTGAAGAAGACCTCATTGAATGAGTCAAAAACTTGTTCATTactgaagaagaagctgagtgCAATGTAATTTTGGAGGATTGCATTGAGACCCTGACTATCTGGGATGCTGAGCCTGGAGATGCTTTGAACAATTGGACTTGTATCCTATCCCCAGTTCTCCGAGAATCTTAGTAGATGATTGTATTAGTATTCACAACACGATTCTAAATTGAGGCCTAAATTGTGTTTATGAATTTATGTGTTTTGCACTTTTGAAAGCTTAAAGGCCAAATACAAACTATGTTTTGCTGTTTATTTTAAATCTTCTTCATTAAtttatttcctctttttttatttttcagcaaGCAAACTAACAAATCTGCTAATACTATAAATGTGACATGTAATGAAACAAGTGAAACAATTCCAAATAGCAGACAAGACTTTGTAGAATATGAAGAAGACATGATGTATGAAGAGTTGACTAGAGAATTTGAACATTTTGAAAATAAGGTAAAAccaaatttggatgaaactaagaTGATAAACTTGGGAAGTTCAGAACTCATAAGAGAAACAAGGATTAGCGTTCATTTGACTCCATCCCAAAGGAATGAATGATTGGTCTTTTGAAGCAATATATAGATGTGTTTGcatggtcctatgatgatatacCGGGTCTAAGCACAGAAATTGTTTCTCATAAGTTGTCAACTGATCCATCTTGTCCTCCTGTAAAGCAAAGGCAAAAAATAGGCCCAGATCTCCTACAGGAACAATTTGGAAGATCCAAAACCAAAAATAGTGGTATTTGCTAGAAACAACATTATGGAGGCAGTCACTCAATATAGATTGATCCGAAATCTGATTCAAATCCAATATAGTACCTATGGGTACATAAGAAATGTGTTGAATCGATCCTTTTTAATGAATAAATCTGATCCTAACTTCGAATATGGAATTCAAAGGGATCAAATAGGAAAGAATACTCTGAATCATATAACTATAGTAAAATATACGATCAACCAATATTTATCGAATTTGAAAAAGATTCAGAAGAAATGGTTCGAAAGATGAAGCCTGATTTAAGTTTGAAAGTCAAAGAGAAAGTGTCTAAGAAATTCGATGCCAACGTCATTCGAGTCACGAAGTATCCTACTTGGTTAGCCAATATTGTACCCGTGCCAAAGAAAGACGGAAAAAccagagtatgcatggattaccaGGAACTCAACAATGCTATCCTGAAAGATGATTTCCCTTTGCCAAATATTTATATACTCATTCATAATTGTGCGAAGAACGAGTTGTAGTCTTTTGTTGAATACTTCGCAGGCCGAGAAGATTGCATTCATCACACCTTAGGGAATATATTGTTATCGGGTGATGCCTTTTGGACTCAAGAATGCAGGGGCAACTTATATTAGGGTCATGCCTACTAATTTTCATAACATGATCCACAAGTAGATTGAAGTCTATATTGATGATGTCATTATTAAGTTGCGAAAGAGCTTAGATCACTTGACAGATTTGAAGAAGTTCTTTGACAGGCTGAGACGGTACAATCTGAAATAGAATCCCGCAAAGTGTGCATTTGGTGTTCCTACTGGGAAGCTATTAGGTTTCATATGAGTAGGAAGGGCATATAATtggatccttaaaaaataaagGATATCCAAGACTTGCCTTCTCCAAGAATTCGAAAGGACATGATAAGTTTTCTAGGTCGACTCAATAACATCACTCGATTTATCCACAATCCACAGTGATTTGTGAACCAATATTTAAGCTATTGAGAAAGGATACTGCTACCAAGTGGACAGAAGATTTTCAGTAAGCGTTTGACAGAATCAAGGAGTATTTGTCTAGTCCACCAGTTTTGGTGCCCCCAGAACTAGGAAGACCATTGTTTCTATATTTGTCTGTGTCAGAAAATACATTTGGGTGTGTTTTAGGACAACATGATAAAACCGGAAAGAAAGAGTAAGCTATATATTACTTGAGCAAGAAGTTCACACCTTATGAATGCCGATATACATTACTGGAACGTACCTGTTATGCCTTGACTTTGGTTGTGCAAAATTTAAGGCATTACATGTGTGCGTATACCACTTTTCTAATTTCTAGGATGGATTCGCTCAAGTATATCTTTCTGAAACCCAAGCCTACCGGGAAGCTAGCAAAGTGGAAAATTCTACTAAGTGAATTTTACACTGTTTATGTCACTCAAAAGGTGGTGAAAGGATAATCTTTAGCCGACCATCTTGCAGAAAATCCTGTAGATGAAGAGTATAAGCCTCTTAAAACTTGTTTCCCAAACAAATAAGTTCTATTTATTGGagaagatattttagaaaaatatccaGGTTGGAGAATGTTCTTTGATGGGGCTGCAAACTTCAAAGGAGTTGTTATTGGGGCAGTACTAATTTCAGAGTCAGGCCAGCATTATCCGATCTCAGCAAAGCTCAGGTTTTCATGCACTAACAATATGGCAAAATACGAGGCTTGCATTCTTAGTCTTAGAATGGCTACTGATATGAACATACAAGAACTTCTGGTTATCGGGGATTCAGATTTAGTGGTTCATCAAGTACAGGGCGAATAGAGTGTCAAGACCATAAAGTTGCTTCCATATCTAGAGTGCGTGGAAGAGTTGCACAAGAAGTTTATCAAGGTTGAATTTAAACATGTCCTGAGAACTCAAAATGAGTTAGCATATGCATTGGCGACCTTGTCCTCTATGATTCAACATCTAGGCAAGAATTTTATAGATCCTATCAAGGTGAATGACAAGACCAACCGACCTACTGTTTTAACATAGATAAAGATCCAGATGGAAAACGTTAGTACTATGACATCAAGAGGTATCTCAGGGAGGGAGACTATCTAGGAGGCATAACTAGTATTCAGAAGGGAACACTTCAGAGATTGGCAAATCACTTCTTCCCAAATGGAGAAATCCTTTTTAGGGGGACTCCAGATTTAGGATTGTTAAGGTACATCGATGCTCAGGAGGCAACCATGTTAGGCGAAGAAATACACGGGGGCATGTGTGGGCCGCATAtgaatggttttgttttggtaAAGAACATTCTTTGAGCAGATTATTTCTTAATGCCAATGGAAACAGATTGCATTCGCTTTATGCGAAAATGTCATCAGTGTCAAATTTATGGTGATTTGTTTCATGTTCCCCTAAATGAACTCAATGTGGTGAGTTCTCCTTGGCCATTTGCATCTTGGGGAATGGATGTCATCGGTCCTATTGAGCCAACTGCATCAAATAGACATAGGTTCATTTTGGTAGCTATTGATTATTTCAATAAATGGGTAGAAGCATCTTCGTACAAATCTGTAACAAAGAAGGTGGTGATAGATTTTGTTCGCAATAGCATTATTTGTTGATTTAGAGTTCCTGAGTCGATTATAATAGATAATGGAGCTAATCTCAACAGTGTCTTGATGCATGAGATACGTGAAAAGTTTAAGATTATACATCGTAATTCCACCCCTTACCTCCCTCAAATGAATGGAGTAGTTGAGGTCTCCAACAAGAACATCAAGCGAATATTGCAAAAAATGATTAATAACTATAAGCATTGGCATGAGAATTTTCCATTTTCCCTCCTTGGCTACTGCACTACTATTAGGACTTCTGCTGGAGCAACACTTTATCTGCTGGTTTATGGAACAGAAGCAGTATTACCTGCAGAAGTAGAGATACCGTCTTTGAGATTTATTAAGGAAGCTAAGTTGAGTGATGCCAAATGGATCCAAAGTCGGTATGAGCAATTGACGCTAATTGGTGAAAAGGCAATGAACACAATTTGTTATAGTCAGCTTTATCAAAATAGAATAGCAAAAGCTTTCAACAAGAAGGAAGATCGAGACAATTCAAACCGGGACAATTGGTGTTAAAAGCCTATATTTCCACACCAGAATGAAGCTAAGGGAAAATTTTCACCCAACTGGCAAGGGCTTTACGTCGTTCACCGAGTACTAACAGGCAGAGCACTGATCCTAGCAGAAATAGATGGTGAAGTATGGCCGAAAGCAATCAATGCAGACGTTGTTAAGAGATACTATTTTTAGAAgcctttattttttatgtaatgttCCTTTTGCTATGTAATAAAACTACGAATTACCTAGTTCCCTTGGGGGAATACGTAGGAAACCCACGTCAGGTTTGGTATTTTAAGTAGAAATTCCCGAAAAAAAATCCCTCTTTTGCTTGTAATGCAAACTATGGTTGACCTGACTTCCTCAGAGGATACGTAGGCGGCTCATATTGGCCTTGGTCacattgaagaaaaatcaaatttccctattttttctatttcatatgttatgaactACATTCGTCTTGATTCCTGtgggatacataggcaacccaCAGAGGGTTCGGCCCCTTAGTTTTTAATCTTCTTAAGAGTATTTCATGAACTACACTCAGCCTGATTCCCTTGGCAGGATAAGTAGGCAGCCTATATGAGGCTCGGTCTCAATATGAGGCTCGGTCTCATCATCATGGAACGTCAACA encodes the following:
- the LOC124896596 gene encoding uncharacterized protein LOC124896596; the encoded protein is MVRKMKPDLSLKVKEKVSKKFDANVIRVTKYPTWLANIVPVPKKDGKTRCQIYGDLFHVPLNELNVVSSPWPFASWGMDVIGPIEPTASNRHRVPESIIIDNGANLNSVLMHEIREKFKIIHRNSTPYLPQMNGVVEVSNKNIKRILQKMINNYKHWHENFPFSLLGYCTTIRTSAGATLYLLVYGTEAVLPAEVEIPSLRFIKEAKLSDAKWIQSRYEQLTLIGEKAMNTICYSQLYQNRIAKAFNKKEDRDNSNRDNWC